The Zingiber officinale cultivar Zhangliang chromosome 10A, Zo_v1.1, whole genome shotgun sequence genome contains a region encoding:
- the LOC122027147 gene encoding myb-related protein 2-like isoform X2, translated as MDSKEVPGRASREGIVAKQRLKWTRQLHEMFVVAVSQLGGADKATPKAVMRKMEVPGLTLHHLKSHLQKYRLAKDQDSKMLHQQNNLTDELGSHDQENGAQPECETMLRMQMEMRSKLQQQIEVQRHLQLRIEAQGKYLQSVLKKAQETLAGYSENNTTALEAAKTELAELVSAVETGTLRYLHGERSNESCLTCVSNLSGESDELNSKSMKRMRREWNDELFAVKRCSRNADGEDEAEQHSMQELDLNL; from the exons ATGGATTCAAAGGAAGTTCCTGGACGAGCGAGTAGAGAAGGAATTGTTGCGAAGCAGAGACTGAAGTGGACTCGACAGCTTCATGAAATGTTTGTCGTGGCGGTCTCTCAGCTTGGAGGAGCTGACA AAGCAACGCCGAAAGCTGTGATGCGCAAAATGGAAGTTCCTGGGCTCACACTGCACCACCTGAAGAGCCATCTGCAG AAGTATAGGTTAGCAAAAGATCAAGATTCAAAGATGCTCCACCAACAAAACAATTTAACAGATGAGTTAGGAAGCCATGATCAGGAGAATGGAGCTCAACCGGAGTGCGA AACTATGCTAAGAATGCAGATGGAGATGCGGAGCAAGCTCCAGCAACAGATTGAG GTGCAGAGGCACTTGCAGCTCCGAATCGAAGCTCAGGGAAAGTACTTGCAATCAGTACTAAAGAAGGCACAGGAAACACTTGCAGGATACAGTGAGAACAACACCACTGCACTCGAAGCTGCGAAAACAGAGCTCGCAGAGCTGGTCTCAGCTGTGGAAACAGGGACCCTGCGGTACCTTCACGGCGAGAGATCCAACGAGAGTTGCCTGACTTGTGTATCGAATTTGAGTGGGGAATCTGACGAACTCAATTCCAAGAGCATGAAAAGAATGCGGAGGGAGTGGAACGATGAGCTCTTTGCAGTGAAAAGATGCAGTAGAAATGCTGATGGTGAAGACGAAGCTGAGCAGCACAGCATGCAAGAGCTTGACCTCAATCTATAG
- the LOC122027147 gene encoding myb family transcription factor PHL8-like isoform X1: MDSKEVPGRASREGIVAKQRLKWTRQLHEMFVVAVSQLGGADKATPKAVMRKMEVPGLTLHHLKSHLQVICSPIHLLLSFLFPILFSEADGKNPLIQKYRLAKDQDSKMLHQQNNLTDELGSHDQENGAQPECETMLRMQMEMRSKLQQQIEVQRHLQLRIEAQGKYLQSVLKKAQETLAGYSENNTTALEAAKTELAELVSAVETGTLRYLHGERSNESCLTCVSNLSGESDELNSKSMKRMRREWNDELFAVKRCSRNADGEDEAEQHSMQELDLNL; this comes from the exons ATGGATTCAAAGGAAGTTCCTGGACGAGCGAGTAGAGAAGGAATTGTTGCGAAGCAGAGACTGAAGTGGACTCGACAGCTTCATGAAATGTTTGTCGTGGCGGTCTCTCAGCTTGGAGGAGCTGACA AAGCAACGCCGAAAGCTGTGATGCGCAAAATGGAAGTTCCTGGGCTCACACTGCACCACCTGAAGAGCCATCTGCAGGTGATTTGTAGCCcaattcatcttcttctttcttttttgtttcCTATACTTTTCTCAGAAGCTGATGGAAAGAATCCCTTAATTCAGAAGTATAGGTTAGCAAAAGATCAAGATTCAAAGATGCTCCACCAACAAAACAATTTAACAGATGAGTTAGGAAGCCATGATCAGGAGAATGGAGCTCAACCGGAGTGCGA AACTATGCTAAGAATGCAGATGGAGATGCGGAGCAAGCTCCAGCAACAGATTGAG GTGCAGAGGCACTTGCAGCTCCGAATCGAAGCTCAGGGAAAGTACTTGCAATCAGTACTAAAGAAGGCACAGGAAACACTTGCAGGATACAGTGAGAACAACACCACTGCACTCGAAGCTGCGAAAACAGAGCTCGCAGAGCTGGTCTCAGCTGTGGAAACAGGGACCCTGCGGTACCTTCACGGCGAGAGATCCAACGAGAGTTGCCTGACTTGTGTATCGAATTTGAGTGGGGAATCTGACGAACTCAATTCCAAGAGCATGAAAAGAATGCGGAGGGAGTGGAACGATGAGCTCTTTGCAGTGAAAAGATGCAGTAGAAATGCTGATGGTGAAGACGAAGCTGAGCAGCACAGCATGCAAGAGCTTGACCTCAATCTATAG
- the LOC122027200 gene encoding NAC domain-containing protein 79-like, translated as MDHLPPGFRFQPTDEELITHYLAHKVADAAFHSHVIGEVDLNKCEPWDLPLKAKMGEREWYFFCVRDRKYPTGLRTNRATRAGYWKATGKDNAIYRGRSLVGMRKTLVFYRGRAPKGEKSNWVMHEYRLEGKFSLHSHHHLDKNEWVVCRVFHKIPTSIKKPPVTIKAADASSPPSPVPAIHADTGNYSFDKIDVTCFSTAPAGTFDEHLNDDEYFAPCAAPLFLSTAASASGLDHQQAAASASAAGDDGHILALLDHTIWNCQ; from the exons ATGGATCACCTCCCGCCCGGCTTCCGCTTCCAACCCACCGACGAAGAGCTCATCACCCATTACCTCGCCCACAAGGTCGCCGACGCCGCCTTCCACTCCCACGTCATCGGCGAAGTCGACCTCAACAAGTGCGAGCCGTGGGATTTGCCGC TGAAAGCCAAGATGGGGGAGAGGGAGTGGTACTTTTTCTGCGTCAGGGACAGGAAGTACCCCACCGGGTTGAGGACCAACCGGGCCACCCGAGCCGGCTACTGGAAGGCCACCGGGAAAGACAACGCCATCTACCGCGGTCGAAGCCTCGTCGGCATGAGGAAGACTCTGGTTTTCTACCGTGGCAGAGCTCCAAAGGGCGAGAAGAGCAACTGGGTCATGCACGAGTACAGGTTGGAAGGCAAGTTCTCCCTCCACAGCCATCATCATCTCGACAAA AACGAGTGGGTGGTGTGCAGGGTGTTCCACAAGATTCCGACGAGCATCAAGAAGCCGCCGGTCACGATCAAAGCTGCCGACGCGTCGTCTCCTCCGTCTCCGGTACCAGCCATCCACGCTGACACCGGCAACTACTCATTCGACAAGATCGACGTGACCTGCTTCTCCACCGCCCCGGCGGGGACTTTCGACGAGCACTTGAACGACGATGAGTACTTCGCTCCGTGTGCGGCGCCTCTGTTCCTCTCCACCGCGGCTTCGGCGTCGGGGTTAGACCATCAGCAGGCCGCCGCTTCTGCCTCGGCCGCCGGCGACGACGGCCACATTCTGGCGCTTCTCGATCACACCATTTGGAATTGTCAATAA